Proteins from one Ricinus communis isolate WT05 ecotype wild-type chromosome 9, ASM1957865v1, whole genome shotgun sequence genomic window:
- the LOC112536524 gene encoding uncharacterized protein LOC112536524, with product MGESPEGLQEVESDIAKAIILKEMSILAKSKTLKDVLNDLRRVDKMTMALNGEPVEEYRLAKDIQDILRCIMMELKGLHDKKKIHGSLSTETIVAWKEKLGVIDGVTEYKWEVKLLCSYDCGDGQYKKDMEGLINLIDEILQHQPIPKDVAHLKDMLEKGMSTAFLCLHPCLWTSMQEMINVEQMRMAHKKAESHKYEIEVGAQGVPMKITQNWDKKIPPGSFLVKVKRKGNYDHLRTPALKMLYFMRDVYNHAKTTEGEEHFDCKKLQETLYCIYPEFMSNFVEQIFGIKQMRDALQDG from the exons ATGGGGGAATCACCGGAGGGGCTCCAGGAAGTGGAATCTGATATAGCGAAGGCTATTATACTGAAAGAAATGAGTATCCTG gCCAAGTCGAAGACATTGAAGGATGTCTTAAATGATTTGAGACGAGTAGACAAAATGACAATGGCATTGAATGGTGAACCTGTAGAGGAATATCGTCTAGCAAAAGACATACAAGATATATTGAG ATGCATTATGATGGAGTTGAAGGGTTTACATGATAAAAAGAAGATACATGGATCGTTGTCTACGGAAACCATTGTTGCTTGGAAGGAAAAATTAGGCGTAATTGATGGTGTTACAGAGTATAAGTGGGAAGTAAAGTTACTATGTTCTTATGATTGTGGCGATGGGCAATATAAAAAGGACATGGAGGGTTTGATAAATCTGATTGATGAAATTCTCCAACACCAACCCATCCCCAAAGATGTAGCCCATCTTAAGGATATGCTGGAAAAAGG GATGAGCACTGCATTTCTATGTCTCCATCCATGCTTATGGACGTCAATGCAAGAGATGATAAACGTTGAACAAATGAGAATGGCTCATAAGAAAGCAGAGTCTCATAAATATGAGATAGAAGTTGGAGCTCAAGGAGTACCGATGAAAATTACTCAGAATTGGGATAAAAAGATTCCACCTGGGTCATTTCttgtaaaagttaaaagaaaaggaaattatgACCACCTTCGAACTCCTGCTttaaaaatgttatatttCATGAGAGACGTATACAATCATGCCAAAACAACA GAAGGGGAAGAACACTTCGACTGCAAGAAATTACAAGAAACACTTTACTGCATTTACCCGGAGTTCATGAGTAATTTTGTGGAACAAATTTTTGGCATAAAACAAATGCGAGA TGCTCTTCAAGATGGATGA